The following coding sequences lie in one Flavobacterium sediminis genomic window:
- a CDS encoding Mrp/NBP35 family ATP-binding protein — protein sequence MKLDRKDILKALETITVAGEGKNMVESGAIQNVLTFGDEVVVDLLLNTPALHIRKRAEVDIMKVIHEKVYEKAKVKVNVKVEVPEKKEEENVIKGKQIPGISNIIAVSSGKGGVGKSTITANLAVSLAKMGFKVGVLDADIYGPSMPIMFDVENAKPVSVEVEGKSKMQPVQSYGVEILSIGFFTKPDQAVIWRGPMAAKALNQMVFDANWGDIDFMLIDLPPGTGDIHLSIMQSLPLTGAVVVSTPQAVALADAKKGVAMFQNENIKVPVLGIIENMAYFTPEELPENKYYIFGQEGAKNLAEDLQIPFLGEVPLVQSIREAGDYGRPAALQTATPLEKAFEELARNVVQETVNRNDNLPPTEIVKITTMAGCSAVKK from the coding sequence TTAGAAACCATTACAGTTGCCGGAGAAGGTAAAAATATGGTGGAAAGCGGAGCAATACAAAATGTACTGACCTTCGGAGATGAGGTTGTCGTAGATTTGCTGCTTAATACGCCGGCTCTTCATATCAGAAAAAGAGCAGAGGTTGATATTATGAAAGTAATACATGAAAAGGTGTATGAGAAAGCAAAAGTAAAGGTCAATGTTAAAGTAGAAGTTCCGGAAAAAAAGGAAGAAGAGAACGTAATCAAAGGAAAACAGATTCCCGGTATTAGTAATATTATTGCCGTTTCATCCGGTAAAGGAGGGGTCGGAAAATCAACGATTACGGCTAATTTAGCAGTGTCTTTGGCAAAAATGGGCTTTAAAGTCGGTGTTTTAGATGCTGATATTTACGGACCTTCAATGCCTATTATGTTTGATGTGGAAAATGCGAAACCGGTATCTGTTGAAGTGGAGGGCAAATCAAAAATGCAACCTGTTCAAAGCTATGGTGTCGAAATCCTTTCGATCGGATTTTTTACTAAACCGGATCAAGCGGTTATTTGGAGAGGACCAATGGCGGCGAAGGCACTGAACCAAATGGTTTTTGATGCGAACTGGGGCGACATCGATTTTATGTTGATAGACCTTCCTCCGGGAACAGGAGACATCCATTTATCAATTATGCAATCTTTACCTCTTACAGGAGCCGTTGTGGTAAGTACTCCGCAAGCGGTTGCTCTGGCTGATGCCAAAAAAGGAGTGGCAATGTTCCAGAATGAAAATATCAAGGTTCCCGTATTAGGTATAATTGAAAACATGGCCTATTTTACACCGGAAGAATTACCGGAGAATAAATATTATATTTTTGGTCAGGAAGGAGCTAAAAATCTGGCAGAAGATCTACAAATTCCGTTTTTAGGAGAAGTTCCTTTAGTACAAAGTATTCGTGAAGCGGGCGATTACGGACGCCCTGCAGCTTTGCAGACAGCGACTCCGCTTGAAAAAGCATTTGAGGAATTAGCTCGTAATGTAGTACAGGAAACGGTAAACAGAAATGACAATCTTCCTCCTACAGAAATTGTAAAAATAACAACTATGGCAGGATGTTCTGCTGTTAAAAAATAA
- a CDS encoding NifU family protein, which produces MTQEEVKNNIEKALDEIRPFLNSDGGDISLVEIVDGKHVKVRLEGACTSCSLSISTMKAGVETTIKKYVPQIETVENVA; this is translated from the coding sequence ATGACACAAGAAGAAGTAAAAAATAATATTGAAAAAGCACTGGACGAAATCCGTCCGTTCTTAAATTCTGATGGTGGAGATATTTCATTGGTTGAGATCGTTGACGGTAAACACGTAAAGGTTAGACTGGAAGGAGCTTGTACAAGTTGTAGTTTAAGTATCAGCACAATGAAAGCCGGAGTAGAAACGACTATCAAAAAATATGTACCGCAAATAGAAACAGTAGAGAATGTAGCTTAG
- a CDS encoding NAD(P)/FAD-dependent oxidoreductase, translating into MIETDIVIIGAGPTGLFAVFEAGLLQMKCHIIDALPQPGGQLAELYPKKPIFDIPGYPEVLAGDLVNNLMEQIKQFQPGFTLGETAETIDKLEDDTFVVTTKEGTKHKAKAVAIAGGLGTFEPRKPVLKDIEFYELEDRGVDYFVKDPEKYRDKNIVIAGGGDSALDWSVFLSNVAKSVTLVHRRNEFRGALDSVEKVKELKDVGKIKLITPAEVVGFNGSERITAVDIEINGARMNVECDYFIPLFGLTPKLGPIADWGLEIEKNAIKVNNALDYQTNIDGIYAIGDVNTYPGKLKLILCGFHEATLMCQSVYNRINPGKRYVLKYTTVSGVDGFDGTRKEAEKAVVKAIE; encoded by the coding sequence ATGATTGAAACAGATATAGTGATAATCGGTGCCGGGCCTACTGGTCTTTTTGCCGTTTTTGAAGCCGGACTGCTTCAAATGAAATGCCACATTATTGACGCACTTCCGCAACCGGGAGGACAATTAGCAGAATTATATCCTAAAAAACCTATTTTTGATATACCGGGTTATCCAGAAGTCTTAGCAGGAGATTTGGTAAATAATTTAATGGAACAAATTAAACAGTTTCAACCGGGTTTTACCTTAGGAGAAACTGCGGAAACAATTGATAAATTAGAAGACGATACCTTTGTTGTAACGACTAAAGAAGGAACAAAGCACAAAGCTAAAGCAGTTGCTATTGCCGGTGGTCTAGGAACTTTTGAACCTCGTAAGCCGGTTTTAAAAGACATTGAATTTTATGAGTTAGAAGACAGAGGTGTTGACTATTTCGTAAAAGATCCTGAAAAATACAGAGATAAAAATATTGTGATTGCCGGAGGAGGAGATTCAGCCTTGGACTGGTCTGTTTTTTTGTCAAATGTAGCGAAATCAGTGACTTTAGTTCACAGAAGAAATGAATTCCGAGGAGCATTAGATTCAGTAGAAAAAGTAAAAGAATTAAAAGATGTCGGAAAAATTAAATTGATTACTCCTGCAGAAGTTGTCGGATTTAATGGTAGTGAGAGAATAACAGCTGTCGATATTGAAATTAATGGTGCTCGTATGAATGTAGAGTGCGATTATTTTATTCCTTTGTTTGGTTTGACACCTAAATTGGGACCCATAGCTGATTGGGGATTGGAAATCGAAAAAAATGCTATTAAAGTAAATAATGCTTTAGATTATCAGACCAATATTGACGGGATTTATGCTATTGGCGATGTGAATACATATCCGGGAAAATTAAAACTGATCTTATGTGGTTTTCACGAAGCAACTCTAATGTGCCAGAGTGTTTATAACCGAATCAATCCGGGAAAACGTTATGTGTTGAAATATACAACCGTTTCCGGTGTTGATGGTTTTGACGGAACTCGTAAAGAAGCAGAAAAAGCAGTTGTAAAAGCAATAGAGTAA
- a CDS encoding 2Fe-2S iron-sulfur cluster-binding protein has translation MAQDVNIKITDRNGVTHEVLAPTDMNMNLMELIRSYELAEEGTLGICGGMAMCASCQVYILNDVVPIDRNPDEEAMLDEAYHVQPNSRLGCQIPITENLEGLAIQIALEQ, from the coding sequence ATGGCGCAAGACGTAAACATAAAAATAACAGACCGAAACGGAGTGACTCACGAAGTTTTAGCTCCTACCGATATGAATATGAACCTGATGGAGTTAATCCGTTCCTATGAATTAGCCGAAGAAGGTACTTTAGGAATTTGCGGAGGGATGGCTATGTGCGCATCTTGTCAGGTATATATCTTAAATGATGTGGTACCTATTGACCGAAATCCGGATGAAGAAGCGATGCTGGACGAAGCCTATCATGTTCAGCCAAATAGCAGGTTGGGTTGCCAAATTCCCATAACGGAAAATTTAGAGGGTTTAGCAATACAAATTGCACTGGAACAATAA
- a CDS encoding S-adenosylmethionine decarboxylase family protein gives MSSTFNFPGLHVLLTLETSDIQKLTNHSLFSRFTDEILKKYSLEKVGETIHEFENKSFTSAVCLKESHICVHTWPEYNQLTLDVYLCNYLKENSGKVKKIAAEYKDYFEAEVIKEFEILR, from the coding sequence ATGAGTTCTACTTTCAATTTTCCGGGATTGCATGTTCTTTTAACATTGGAAACCTCGGATATTCAAAAATTAACTAACCATAGTTTATTTAGTCGCTTTACAGACGAAATCCTTAAAAAATACAGTTTAGAGAAAGTAGGGGAAACTATTCACGAGTTTGAAAATAAAAGTTTTACCTCGGCAGTATGTTTAAAAGAATCGCATATTTGTGTTCACACCTGGCCTGAATATAATCAGTTAACATTGGATGTTTATTTGTGTAACTATTTAAAAGAGAATTCAGGAAAAGTAAAGAAAATAGCTGCTGAGTATAAAGATTATTTTGAAGCTGAAGTTATTAAAGAATTTGAAATTTTAAGATAA
- a CDS encoding DUF4178 domain-containing protein gives MIFTCSNCQTSHSFNIDFDVVEYICPGCRSEYEFKNGKQLFLRKGRDRSNITFEETLKVGNKGTLKGIEYTVIALVLKEVYAQAQWAEYTLMNAKGEIVYLSECNGHWIFLKEVRTDLIIKKRPKQIKYNDIDFYLFEYSNVGIELAKGVFDYAVPNDKIRVTEYINPPFIMSFEKHSTFYSEFFGEHISAREIRNGFNCSVPYRSGVGAIQPFYVNVKNTWMILCVTALLILGTHFAIYKNQSDQNIVNESIPFSKTSNEFISKSFELKGGSAPLGIKVASNVDNSWANVQLALVNEKTGEERYASKDIEYYHGYADGEQWREGSTGESFNICGVPEGKYHLVISAQKAPNDLSNRSVQVRATWNQASSRNLYMVFIFMAVFGAIVYYGEVLFERYRWSESDYSPYNE, from the coding sequence ATGATTTTTACTTGCTCTAACTGTCAGACTTCACACAGCTTCAATATTGATTTTGATGTAGTCGAATATATTTGTCCCGGGTGCAGGTCTGAATATGAATTTAAGAATGGAAAGCAGCTATTTTTACGAAAAGGAAGAGATAGAAGTAATATTACGTTCGAGGAAACTTTAAAGGTCGGTAATAAAGGAACTTTAAAAGGAATTGAATACACAGTTATAGCACTGGTGTTAAAAGAGGTTTATGCTCAGGCTCAATGGGCTGAGTATACATTGATGAATGCAAAAGGGGAAATCGTGTATTTGTCAGAGTGTAACGGGCATTGGATCTTTTTGAAAGAAGTAAGAACGGATTTGATAATCAAAAAAAGACCTAAACAGATTAAATATAATGATATAGACTTTTACTTGTTTGAATATTCAAATGTAGGAATAGAATTAGCCAAAGGTGTTTTTGATTATGCCGTTCCGAATGATAAAATCAGAGTAACGGAATATATCAATCCGCCGTTCATTATGTCCTTTGAAAAGCATTCAACTTTTTATTCCGAATTTTTTGGAGAACATATTTCGGCGAGGGAAATACGAAACGGATTTAACTGTTCTGTTCCTTACAGGTCAGGGGTAGGAGCAATTCAACCATTTTATGTTAATGTAAAGAATACATGGATGATTCTTTGTGTGACGGCATTGTTAATTCTTGGAACCCATTTTGCGATATATAAAAATCAAAGTGATCAAAATATAGTAAATGAATCGATCCCGTTTTCCAAGACATCTAATGAATTTATAAGTAAATCATTTGAACTAAAAGGAGGTTCGGCACCTTTAGGAATTAAAGTTGCTTCTAATGTTGATAACTCGTGGGCAAATGTTCAGTTAGCTTTAGTTAATGAAAAGACAGGAGAAGAACGTTATGCAAGTAAAGATATTGAATATTATCACGGTTATGCAGATGGAGAACAATGGAGAGAAGGAAGTACCGGTGAAAGTTTTAATATTTGCGGAGTTCCGGAAGGAAAATACCATTTGGTAATTTCAGCTCAAAAGGCACCAAATGATTTAAGTAATCGCAGCGTTCAGGTAAGAGCAACCTGGAATCAGGCTTCCTCCAGAAATTTATATATGGTTTTTATATTTATGGCTGTTTTTGGTGCCATCGTCTATTATGGCGAGGTGCTGTTTGAACGCTACAGATGGTCAGAAAGTGATTATAGCCCTTATAACGAATAA
- a CDS encoding DUF350 domain-containing protein, producing the protein MNFFTTPVFNSILFSFIGFFILLIAYFIVEKLTPENTWKEIVQKNNIAVAIVFAAFIIGISMIISAAIHG; encoded by the coding sequence ATGAATTTTTTTACAACGCCAGTTTTTAATTCTATCCTATTTTCATTTATTGGATTTTTTATTCTATTAATCGCATATTTTATTGTTGAGAAGTTAACTCCGGAAAATACATGGAAAGAAATTGTTCAAAAGAATAATATTGCAGTTGCGATTGTTTTTGCAGCTTTTATTATAGGAATTTCGATGATTATCAGTGCGGCAATTCATGGGTAA
- a CDS encoding polyamine aminopropyltransferase → MGNKFFKFEFLLFLAVFTIATCGLVYELVAGTLASYLLGDSVKQFSFIIGVYLFSMGVGSYFSKFIRNKLLNTFIEIEILVGVIGGLSSTVLFVLFESVYYFQFILYLFVFTTGCLVGLEIPLLMNILKDRVKFRNLVSNVFTFDYIGALLASILFPLVLVPQLGLVRTSLFFGMINISIAIGLSFILTSELKKPLFLKIKAIASFVILLVAFIFSENILSYSESKLYGENIVYTHSTPYQRIVLTHVKNDYKLYLNNNLQFSSADEYRYHETLVHPAMSIAKKAENILVLGGGDGLAVREILKYPEVKKVTLVDLDEGMTKLFMTNKVLLDFNKSSLQNEKVTVVNSDAYLWLKQCNQKFDVVIIDFPDPSNYSLGKLYTLNFYRTLNQCVTTEGVVIIQTTSPYFAPKSFWCINETVKQAIPNADALHVYVPSFGEWGFTIAAKNPQTSFSEVNRKVKGLRFYDYDFEKLNDFSKDMKISQVEINKLNNQILVRYFDEEWSKL, encoded by the coding sequence ATGGGTAATAAGTTTTTTAAATTTGAATTTTTACTGTTTTTAGCGGTATTTACTATTGCTACCTGTGGCTTAGTTTACGAATTGGTCGCAGGAACTTTAGCAAGCTATTTATTAGGAGATTCCGTTAAGCAGTTTTCTTTTATCATTGGAGTTTATCTCTTTTCAATGGGAGTAGGCTCTTATTTTTCAAAATTTATTCGCAATAAACTACTCAATACATTTATTGAGATAGAGATTTTAGTGGGAGTAATAGGAGGTTTAAGTTCAACGGTTTTGTTTGTACTTTTTGAAAGTGTCTATTATTTTCAATTCATCTTATATTTATTTGTTTTTACAACCGGATGTTTAGTCGGACTTGAGATTCCTTTATTGATGAATATCTTAAAAGACAGGGTGAAGTTCCGAAACTTGGTGTCCAATGTTTTCACGTTCGATTATATTGGGGCTTTATTAGCTTCGATACTTTTTCCTTTGGTTTTAGTTCCCCAGTTAGGATTGGTAAGAACGTCTCTTTTCTTCGGGATGATAAATATTAGTATAGCAATAGGATTAAGTTTTATCTTGACAAGTGAGTTAAAGAAACCTCTTTTTCTTAAAATAAAAGCCATTGCCTCTTTTGTGATACTTCTCGTTGCATTCATCTTTTCAGAGAATATATTATCGTATTCAGAGTCTAAATTATATGGTGAAAATATTGTGTATACGCATTCAACACCTTACCAAAGAATTGTTTTGACCCATGTGAAAAACGATTACAAATTGTATTTGAATAATAATCTGCAATTCAGTTCGGCAGATGAATACCGCTATCATGAAACTTTAGTGCATCCGGCGATGTCCATTGCCAAAAAGGCGGAGAACATTCTTGTGTTAGGAGGAGGAGATGGTTTGGCTGTAAGAGAGATCTTGAAATATCCGGAAGTTAAAAAAGTAACATTGGTAGACTTAGACGAGGGAATGACTAAACTTTTCATGACAAATAAAGTGCTTTTAGACTTTAATAAAAGTTCTCTGCAAAATGAAAAAGTTACTGTAGTAAATAGTGATGCTTATTTGTGGTTAAAGCAATGCAATCAAAAATTCGATGTTGTAATCATTGATTTTCCCGATCCGTCTAATTATAGTTTAGGAAAATTATATACACTAAATTTCTACAGAACATTGAATCAATGTGTAACGACCGAGGGAGTAGTGATTATCCAAACCACATCGCCTTATTTTGCACCTAAATCTTTTTGGTGTATCAATGAGACTGTGAAGCAGGCAATTCCGAATGCAGATGCGCTTCATGTTTATGTGCCTTCGTTTGGAGAATGGGGATTTACAATTGCAGCTAAAAATCCTCAAACAAGCTTTAGCGAAGTGAATAGAAAAGTAAAAGGCTTAAGATTTTATGACTATGACTTTGAAAAGCTGAATGATTTTTCGAAAGACATGAAAATCTCTCAAGTTGAAATTAATAAGTTGAACAACCAAATACTAGTTCGCTATTTTGATGAAGAGTGGAGTAAATTATAA
- a CDS encoding flavin monoamine oxidase family protein, with protein sequence MTNYNLGHRLWLKDFPEVTEVSHIKYVIIGGGISGLSAARQFVKKGIQDFMLFELEDHLGGNSSNGENQYSKYPLGAHYLPIPNKEDKELLQFLEEEKIIVGYENNQPVFDEEQLSFSPQERLFYKNTWVEGLIPKIGISKQDQQDIERFFVKVEAFKKAKDEKGNYWFDIPLKKASRNGDVLAFDKITMKEWLQKELLTSKVLFQYIDYCCRDDYGLGAEHISAWAGIHYFAGRKHDFIGYEDNVLTWPEGNARLTSLLKKYVEKKHLTKHVVYNVQLQDDKVELNLFDAEKNSSKKVIAEKVIVATPQYVNQYLFQDRKQITKSFKYAPWVLTTLTVNHLFDNNSYPLSWDNVIYGAKGLGYIYNQQQSLGQVQPKKVITYYLSLAEEDTLKSRKKLREKNQEYWKSYILNDLKVAHPTIEENIQEIHLHYIGHGMISPVPDFIFGNDKQKAAQSIAHKIFFAHSDLSGISIFEEAFHQGIDAVNTILHDTTLDS encoded by the coding sequence ATGACCAATTATAATTTGGGACATCGTTTGTGGTTAAAAGATTTTCCGGAAGTCACAGAAGTTTCTCATATCAAATATGTTATTATCGGAGGTGGGATTTCAGGTTTGAGTGCTGCCCGACAATTTGTAAAAAAAGGAATTCAGGATTTTATGCTGTTTGAACTGGAAGATCATTTAGGCGGAAATTCTTCAAACGGAGAAAACCAATATTCGAAATATCCTTTAGGAGCTCATTATTTACCTATTCCGAATAAAGAAGATAAAGAACTGCTTCAGTTTCTGGAAGAAGAAAAAATAATTGTAGGGTACGAAAATAACCAACCTGTTTTTGATGAAGAACAGCTTAGTTTTTCTCCGCAGGAACGTTTATTCTATAAAAATACTTGGGTAGAAGGTTTAATTCCTAAAATTGGAATATCTAAGCAAGATCAGCAAGATATTGAACGTTTCTTTGTGAAAGTAGAAGCGTTTAAAAAAGCTAAAGATGAAAAAGGAAACTATTGGTTCGATATTCCCTTAAAGAAAGCGTCAAGAAACGGTGATGTTTTAGCTTTTGATAAAATCACGATGAAAGAATGGCTTCAAAAAGAGTTATTGACATCGAAAGTGTTATTTCAATATATTGATTATTGCTGTAGAGATGATTATGGATTGGGAGCAGAACACATCTCGGCTTGGGCAGGTATCCATTATTTTGCCGGGAGAAAACATGATTTTATTGGTTATGAAGACAATGTACTAACTTGGCCAGAAGGAAATGCCCGATTGACTTCATTGTTGAAAAAATATGTAGAGAAAAAACATTTGACAAAACATGTAGTTTATAATGTTCAGTTACAAGATGACAAGGTAGAATTAAACCTTTTTGATGCTGAAAAGAATAGTTCCAAAAAGGTCATAGCAGAAAAAGTAATTGTAGCTACTCCTCAATATGTCAATCAATATTTGTTTCAGGATAGAAAACAAATTACTAAAAGTTTTAAATACGCCCCTTGGGTTCTGACTACTTTAACAGTGAACCATCTTTTTGATAATAATAGTTATCCTTTGTCTTGGGACAATGTTATTTACGGAGCCAAAGGATTAGGATATATTTACAATCAACAGCAATCATTAGGGCAAGTGCAGCCTAAAAAGGTGATTACATATTACTTGAGCTTAGCTGAAGAAGACACGCTAAAAAGCAGAAAAAAACTCAGAGAAAAGAATCAGGAGTATTGGAAAAGCTATATTTTAAATGATCTGAAAGTTGCACACCCTACTATAGAAGAGAACATTCAAGAGATACACTTACACTATATAGGGCATGGGATGATTTCTCCGGTTCCTGATTTTATTTTTGGTAATGACAAACAAAAAGCTGCGCAATCTATAGCGCATAAAATATTTTTTGCCCATTCAGATTTATCCGGAATTTCAATTTTTGAAGAAGCATTTCATCAGGGGATTGATGCCGTAAATACGATTTTGCATGATACAACCTTGGATTCATAA
- a CDS encoding hemin-degrading factor, producing the protein MDTTATLREKWDELKAKNPSLRIRNAALELGVSEAELLATKIGETVIRLRPEITSILQEIKSLGKVMALTRNEECVHERKGVYLNADFSSPYVGLFVGEDIDLRIFPSVWTKAFSVEETSEHGTRKSLQFFSKDGLAIHKIYLTPQSNDEAFNALVSKYKSDNQEAIETVESVSLDLNEKPDHEINIVSFQKEWETLKDTHDYFGLLKKYNVSRTQAMRLAPSEYYATPIGKEKITSMLETVAKEHFPIMVFVGNKGNIQIHTGEVKRTLWHGNWFNIMDPDFNLHLDMSKIAQTWIVRKPTEDGIVTSIEVFNEMGDLIVQFFGKRKPGIPEMKEWQDVVANL; encoded by the coding sequence ATGGATACAACCGCAACATTAAGAGAAAAATGGGATGAATTAAAAGCAAAAAATCCTTCTCTTAGAATACGAAATGCTGCACTTGAGTTAGGTGTTAGCGAGGCTGAACTTTTGGCCACCAAAATTGGAGAAACTGTAATCCGGCTACGTCCGGAGATCACTTCGATCCTACAAGAGATAAAATCTTTAGGAAAAGTTATGGCACTTACCCGCAATGAAGAATGTGTTCATGAGCGTAAAGGAGTTTATCTGAATGCTGACTTTTCAAGCCCCTATGTCGGCTTGTTTGTAGGTGAAGATATTGATCTACGGATCTTTCCTTCAGTTTGGACAAAAGCCTTCAGTGTAGAAGAAACATCAGAACACGGCACTCGAAAAAGTCTCCAGTTTTTCAGCAAAGACGGATTAGCGATTCATAAGATTTATCTAACACCTCAGAGCAATGACGAGGCTTTTAACGCATTGGTCTCAAAATACAAAAGTGATAATCAAGAAGCTATAGAAACTGTTGAGTCTGTTTCACTGGATCTGAATGAAAAACCGGATCATGAAATTAACATTGTTAGCTTTCAGAAAGAATGGGAAACCTTAAAAGACACACATGATTATTTCGGTCTACTCAAAAAATACAATGTTAGTCGTACTCAAGCCATGCGACTGGCTCCGAGCGAATATTATGCAACTCCTATAGGAAAAGAAAAAATAACCTCCATGCTGGAGACTGTTGCAAAAGAACATTTCCCTATTATGGTTTTTGTCGGAAACAAAGGCAATATCCAGATCCACACAGGCGAGGTCAAGAGAACACTATGGCACGGAAACTGGTTTAACATCATGGACCCCGACTTTAATCTGCATTTAGATATGTCAAAGATCGCGCAAACATGGATCGTCAGAAAGCCTACAGAAGACGGTATTGTTACTTCTATTGAAGTTTTTAATGAAATGGGAGATCTGATCGTTCAGTTCTTTGGAAAACGAAAACCGGGAATTCCTGAAATGAAAGAATGGCAGGATGTAGTAGCTAATTTATAA
- a CDS encoding heme ABC transporter ATP-binding protein — protein MLEAEKLSYSVKNNTLLRNVTLKAERGKLIAIVGPNGAGKSTLLRLLSHEITSKGHPILFKGEKLENWSSTELPKHKAKFSQHYHHDIPLFVEDVVLMGRYPYFNSQPSLLDKEIVENKLLDLGIEHLAKKNYSQLSGGEKQRVHLARVMVQLENTVEHKLAFFDEPLNNLDILHQHRIMKNIKDFTQLNNTVMVVLHDLNIAAQYADSIVLMKQGQIAKQGHPEDVFTNDIISDVYNFPCTICRNPVTNNPLILFGN, from the coding sequence ATGTTAGAAGCAGAAAAATTATCCTATAGCGTAAAAAACAATACCTTACTCCGAAACGTTACCCTCAAAGCAGAACGGGGAAAGCTAATTGCTATTGTAGGCCCGAATGGTGCCGGAAAATCCACTTTACTTCGTTTGCTTTCCCACGAAATCACGTCAAAAGGTCACCCTATTTTATTTAAAGGGGAAAAGCTAGAAAATTGGAGTTCTACTGAATTGCCAAAACACAAAGCTAAATTCTCTCAGCATTATCATCATGATATTCCTCTTTTTGTGGAAGATGTCGTGTTAATGGGGCGCTATCCTTATTTTAACTCCCAGCCATCTTTACTTGATAAAGAAATTGTAGAAAATAAGCTATTGGATTTAGGCATTGAACATTTAGCTAAAAAAAATTACAGCCAACTATCCGGTGGCGAGAAACAACGGGTTCATCTGGCCAGAGTTATGGTACAACTTGAGAATACGGTTGAACATAAGCTTGCTTTTTTTGACGAACCGCTGAACAATCTAGACATTCTACATCAACACCGGATCATGAAAAACATTAAAGATTTTACACAATTAAACAATACTGTGATGGTGGTTCTTCACGATCTGAATATAGCGGCTCAATATGCTGATTCGATCGTATTGATGAAACAAGGTCAAATTGCAAAACAAGGTCATCCGGAAGACGTTTTTACCAATGATATTATTTCTGACGTTTACAATTTCCCTTGTACTATTTGTCGAAATCCTGTTACGAACAACCCACTGATTCTATTTGGAAATTAA